The following nucleotide sequence is from bacterium.
AAGTCTATGCGGTCGATAAACAGATTAGTTTCTCCTTTCCCGAAGACCGATGCAATTTTCTTTAATTTGTCTAAGGCGTCCTTGGCTGGTGGCTTAAGAAATAGCCTTTGGGTTGGTTTAGATTCCGAGATGAAATCAAGGATATCGGCAGGAGAAAGCTCATCCGCTCTTTTCGAAACCTCAATCAGACTGGAGAGAAACTCCTTAACGCCCGATTTCGATCGCACCCTAGTTTCCTTTGATAGCGATGGAAAGCCGTCCTCAAGGATAATACTATTTGTTCCGGGATTCAGCTCCAGGAGCCAGTACAAGAATTCCAAGTCTGTTTTCTTCATATCCTTGCCGATAAAGTTCAGTGTTTGGATGAGATAGCGAATTTCAATTCTTTCAGCTAAGGATTGTGAACCTATTATTGTAAAAGGAATCTTTTCCTTAACAAAGGAGTCCTCAAATACTTTGGAGTAAGAATTCGATCTGAATAATACTATGCAGTCGGAAGGCTTAAAATCTTCTTCATTCAATAGTTGTGTTATTCTGGATGCAGCATATCTTGCTTCGTCTTTCTGATCCCTTGCCTTGTAGAACTCAAAAGAACCCGGCTCCAGGGCAAGCGTAAGTTTAGGGAGCGTCGAGTCATCGGTTGAATGTGCCATTAAATTCGAGGCCACCTTGCTAATCTCCTCTCCGAATCTGAATGCTGCGTTAAGTTTAAACTCCTTAACGTCCCCAAAAGATTTTCGAGAGGCGTCGATAAAGCGCGAATCCGCCCCCCTCCAGTTGTAAATAGCCTGCGCCGGATCGCCTGTAAGGAAAAGCCCGGTTTCAGGTCTTGTTAGAAGATTTAAAATCCTAAACTGCTCTGCATCGATATCCTGCAATTCGTCTACGAGAATATGACTGAACCTGGCTTGCCATTCAGAACGCGCGTCGAGATATGTTTCAAGTATCGACGCTGAGTAGAGAATAAGGTCGGTAAAATCGAGACCGTTTTTACCCTCAAGTATCGAAGCGTAATCCTTAAAGAACCTCGTGAATTCGCTTCCTTCAGGACCATCGGGGGTGTCATCTGGTCGGGTTCGTTGTCTCTTAACGCGTTCAACTTTATTCAAAAGCTCACGTGTTTTGTTTTTACCCCACCTACCAGCCATAATGTCGAGCATATCCTCAGCAGAAACAATCTGGAACTCCTCAGACAGATTGATCCGCCAGCCCTCGCTTCTTAAAAATCTCAGCGCAAAGGAATGAAAGGTTTCAACCCATATCCCAGTCATCAGTCTCGCACAGAGCTTTTCGAGTCTTTTAAGCATCTCCTGAGCCGCCTTTCTTGAGAAGGCGAGAAGCAGCGTTTTTTCAGGTTCAATACCTAAAACGTCGATAAGATGATGAGCGCGATGAACGAGTAGCGTCGTTTTACCGCTCCCTGCTCCTCCAATTACGAGAAGCCTTTGATTTCCTGAAGAAACGATACCGGCCTGCTCAGATGTCAGATTGATACCCTCCCCGGTTTCTTTTACAGCAGGCAATCGCAGCGATTTAATCTTCCGACCATCAGGCCTTAGAGCAGAAATTACATCAATTGTATGGCTGGGTCTCCTGGAGGCGTCTTTTTCAAGCATCAGGTTCAAAGATCTTTCAATATGCCGCGGTATTTCACTCCTCAATACGCTCGGGGGTTCAGGGGCTTTCTCGAAGACGCTTGAACGAATTTCGTCGAAACTTTTTCCCTTAAACGGAAGCGTGCCTGTAAGCATCTCATATAAAATCACTCCGGCGCTCCAGATATCGGATTCCTTAAGAAATCTTCCCTGCCACGCTTCCGGAGCCATGTAGTATGGCGTTCCTGCTACGGATGCCGCAAGAGAGCGTTCACTCATAAACCTTGAAAGTCCGAAGTCGGCAACTTTAACATCACCTTTTTCGGAAATCAATACGTTTTCGGGTTTCAAGTCACGGTGAACGAGCCCCTTTTCATGAGCGTATGCGAGTGCTTCAAGTATCCTAAGCTCAATCCTCAGAGCATCCGAGATATCCATGCGACCCTTTTCGAGCGCTTCCCTAAGCGAAGAACCATTAACATACTCAGTAACGAGAACGAACTGATCGTCAATCTTATCTGCGGAGTAAAAACGAACAATGTTAGGATGAGAAAGCGAGGCGAGAAGGCGCGCCTCGCCCATTAGCATCCTTACGTCTCCGGGTCTCATTCTCGACACCTTCAGCGCGAATTCAAGCTCAAGCAGGGTATCCTCGGCAAGGTAAACGTCGCCGAACTGACCTCCGCCAAGCCATTTGACGATTCTGTACTTGCCAAGAAGCTGTCTTATCAATTCAGCGCCGGGAAAAAAGAGGCTTGCAGTATACAATCATCAATTACTAGCGCGCGTCCAAGAAGTTCGGAATCGCTGAAACGCAGCTCTTTACCCGATGAGACACCCGCAAACCCTTTTCCTCTCAACCCTTGTATTCTATTCAGGATTTTTCCAAGATTTTTCTTATCGG
It contains:
- a CDS encoding UvrD-helicase domain-containing protein, which encodes MIRQLLGKYRIVKWLGGGQFGDVYLAEDTLLELEFALKVSRMRPGDVRMLMGEARLLASLSHPNIVRFYSADKIDDQFVLVTEYVNGSSLREALEKGRMDISDALRIELRILEALAYAHEKGLVHRDLKPENVLISEKGDVKVADFGLSRFMSERSLAASVAGTPYYMAPEAWQGRFLKESDIWSAGVILYEMLTGTLPFKGKSFDEIRSSVFEKAPEPPSVLRSEIPRHIERSLNLMLEKDASRRPSHTIDVISALRPDGRKIKSLRLPAVKETGEGINLTSEQAGIVSSGNQRLLVIGGAGSGKTTLLVHRAHHLIDVLGIEPEKTLLLAFSRKAAQEMLKRLEKLCARLMTGIWVETFHSFALRFLRSEGWRINLSEEFQIVSAEDMLDIMAGRWGKNKTRELLNKVERVKRQRTRPDDTPDGPEGSEFTRFFKDYASILEGKNGLDFTDLILYSASILETYLDARSEWQARFSHILVDELQDIDAEQFRILNLLTRPETGLFLTGDPAQAIYNWRGADSRFIDASRKSFGDVKEFKLNAAFRFGEEISKVASNLMAHSTDDSTLPKLTLALEPGSFEFYKARDQKDEARYAASRITQLLNEEDFKPSDCIVLFRSNSYSKVFEDSFVKEKIPFTIIGSQSLAERIEIRYLIQTLNFIGKDMKKTDLEFLYWLLELNPGTNSIILEDGFPSLSKETRVRSKSGVKEFLSSLIEVSKRADELSPADILDFISESKPTQRLFLKPPAKDALDKLKKIASVFGKGETNLFIDRIDLLEDLELAEWNNDKVKLMSAHSAKGVEAKAVFLTGMIEGLFPMARNANSQTSLSEERRLCYVALSRAKKYLFASLPGYRFGQPTKPSRFLLEMLGLI